A genome region from Triticum aestivum cultivar Chinese Spring chromosome 2B, IWGSC CS RefSeq v2.1, whole genome shotgun sequence includes the following:
- the LOC123044755 gene encoding protein FAR1-RELATED SEQUENCE 5 isoform X1, translating into MSTTAHPPASLSGDSSPTTSGSSSPSSSAFVAGSDEPALLGPATSTSTPSAAGDDAAVPSSPQMGMYFETEDDAYEFYKVYAARLGFVVRKSNKSKNSRHTVTRRLFVCSKQGFRQEPKKPQDETNATDVTVAAPPPPPRCPDSRTGCLASLTIKLLPSANAFRVTEFVAEHNHPLASAVSAVSLAMIPSSSSHHTIAAAASLPDPRDGPLPEMHFETEDDAYAFYNRYAEHVGFSVRRSYKKRKHGVIVSRIFVCSREGVSDRAKHDGLASISTNAGGGAPGTPRPGPPPTRTGCQARMVIKITPCRTYRVAKFIAEHNHPLANSETVHKLRSHKMRARGHELGPGELHRRKQGKGVQLGDAGAALEYLEGLQVGNPSLYYAVGMAPDGNSAVNFFWADAKSIIDFRSFGDVVCFDTTYGLNVYGRPFALFVGVDNHKQLLVFGAALLYDDGIQSLKWVFQAFADAMRDRQPKTILIDERSECAIAAAEVWPGSNHCTSVWHIYHSSKRHLKQVFESSKSFGNALSQCLFDCEDEMEFLSAWEKLIEKHDIGESEWLSRLFLEKEKWALPYRRTVFSADILSTLRKDSMINELKRELSEQEDILLFFKRYETMLEEHRSKKLQADVDGNQVTLPIPSLRMLKQSSNAYTPEAFKMFQGEFEAYMNCMSFPCSAVGTVSEYKITLDEKPSEGIVKFDALDGLATCSCRKFESVGIQCCHVLKVLDLKNIKELPEQYILKRWRKDARSVRMGEEPNCGSSSIMRSSLDVRFSNMCRMVSLIASRAAKSEEAMSYIESQSSVLLKHLDEILQTGYPENGNHDVASSSQAISFVGNHPDHTTQARAVAHTANGLTSLLGISAYPESSGQLKVLICCHVDVSKYILKTLLFPIWTCVF; encoded by the exons ATGTCCACCACCGCACACCCTCCTGCCTCCCTCTCAGGGGACTCCTCGCCGACTACCTCCGGCtcatcctccccctcctcctctgcttTCGTCGCTGGCTCCGATGAGCCCGCGCTTCTCGGGCCAGCCACCTCGACTTCCACCCCCTCTGCTGCCGGGGATGACGCCGCCGTCCCCTCCTCGCCCCAAATGGGCATGTACTTCGAGACGGAGGACGACGCCTACGAATTCTACAAGGTATACGCCGCCCGCCTTGGCTTCGTCGTCCGCAAGTCCAACAAGTCCAAGAACTCCCGGCACACCGTCACCCGCCGTCTCTTCGTCTGCTCCAAGCAAGGTTTCCGCCAAGAACCCAAGAAGCCTCAAGATGAGACCAACGCCACCGACGTCACCGTTGCTGCACCGCCACCGCCTCCTAGGTGCCCGGACTCACGCACCGGCTGCCTGGCGTCCCTCACCATCAAGCTACTCCCTTCGGCCAATGCCTTCCGTGTCACTGAATTTGTCGCCGAGCACAACCACCCGCTCGCCTCTGCAGTGTCCGCGGTGTCACTGGCAATGATTCCGTCAAGTTCTTCGCATCACACCATTGCCGCTGCTGCAAGCTTGCCGGACCCAAGGGACGGGCCACTCCCAGAGATGCACTTTGAGACGGAAGATGACGCCTATGCCTTCTACAACCGGTACGCCGAGCATGTGGGTTTCAGCGTCCGCCGCTCATACAAGAAGCGCAAGCATGGGGTGATTGTGTCTCGTATCTTTGTTTGTTCACGTGAGGGCGTCAGTGACCGTGCCAAGCACGATGGTCTAGCCAGTATCAGCACCAATGCTGGTGGAGGGGCACCAGGTACACCTAGGCCAGGCCCACCACCAACACGAACAGGTTGCCAGGCAAGAATGGTGATCAAGATCACCCCATGCCGAACATACCGGGTTGCTAAATTTATTGCGGAGCATAATCACCCACTCGCTAACTCAGAGACCGTGCACAAGCTGCGGTCCCATAAGATGAGGGCTCGAGGGCACGAGCTTGGTCCAGGGGAACTGCATCGAAGGAAGCAGGGAAAGGGTGTGCAGCTTGGGGATGCTGGTGCTGCATTGGAATACTTGGAAGGGTTGCAGGTGGGAAACCCTTCACTGTATTATGCAGTAGGAATGGCACCTGATGGGAATTCAGCTGTAAATTTCTTCTGGGCTGATGCAAAGTCAATCATTGACTTCAGAAGCTTTGGTGATGTCGTTTGCTTTGATACAACATATGGGCTGAATGTGTATGGGCGACCATTTGCATTGTTTGTTGGTGTGGACAACCACAAGCAGTTACTCGTGTTTGGTGCAGCCTTGCTTTATGATGATGGCATCCAGTCACTGAAATGGGTATTTCAGGCATTTGCTGATGCCATGCGTGATAGGCAGCCAAAGACTATTCTGATTGATGAGCGTTCTGAATGTGCCATTGCAGCAGCAGAGGTCTGGCCTGGGAGTAACCATTGCACAAGCGTGTGGCATATATACCACAGTTCAAAGAGGCACTTGAAGCAGGTGTTCGAAAGCTCGAAAAGTTTTGGCAATGCTTTGAGCCAGTGTCTCTTTGACTGTGAGGATGAGATGGAGTTCTTGTCTGCATGGGAAAAGCTAATTGAGAAACATGACATTGGTGAGAGTGAATGGCTCAGCAGACTATTTCTAGAGAAAGAAAAATGGGCTCTGCCTTATAGGAGAACTGTGTTTTCTGCTGATATTCTCAGTACTCTTAGAAAGGATAGTATGATTAATGAGCTAAAACGGGAGCTCAGTGAGCAAGAAGATATCCTGCTGTTCTTCAAGCGTTATGAGACCATGCTGGAagagcatcgctcaaagaaattgcAGGCTGATGTTGATGGAAATCAGGTGACTTTGCCAATCCCGTCCTTGCGGATGTTAAAACAATCTTCAAATGCATATACACCTGAAGCTTTCAAGATGTTCCAGGGTGAGTTTGAGGCTTACATGAACTGCATGTCCTTCCCCTGCAGTGCGGTTGGGACAGTGTCAGAGTACAAAATAACACTTGATGAGAAGCCATCAGAGGGCATTGTGAAATTTGATGCCCTAGATGGCTTGGCCACTTGCAGCTGCAGGAAGTTTGAATCTGTTGGAATCCAGTGTTGTCATGTACTAAAGGTACTTGATCTCAAGAATATCAAGGAGCTCCCAGAACAATACATTTTGAAGAGATGGAGGAAAGATGCCCGCTCTGTTAGAATGGGAGAAGAACCTAACTGTGGATCTAGCAGTATCATGCGGTCATCTTTGGATGTTCGCTTCTCTAACATGTGCCGTATGGTTAGCCTAATAGCTTCAAGGGCCGCCAAATCTGAGGAGGCAATGTCATACATTGAGAGTCAATCAAGCGTTCTTCTGAAGCATCTGGATGAAATTCTGCAGACAGGCTATCCTGAGAATGGAAACCATGATGTTGCTTCAAGTAGTCAAGCAATTTCTTTTGTAGGAAATCATCCTGACCATACAACACAAGCAAGAGCAGTTGCACATACAGCGAATG GACTGACATCCTTGTTGGGAATTTCTGCTTATCCTGAATCTAGTGGACAATTGAAAG TACTTATATGTTGCCATGTTGATGTAAGCAAGTATATCCTGAAGACCTTGCTGTTTCCAATTTG GACTTGTGTCTTTTGA
- the LOC123044755 gene encoding protein FAR1-RELATED SEQUENCE 5 isoform X2, which produces MSTTAHPPASLSGDSSPTTSGSSSPSSSAFVAGSDEPALLGPATSTSTPSAAGDDAAVPSSPQMGMYFETEDDAYEFYKVYAARLGFVVRKSNKSKNSRHTVTRRLFVCSKQGFRQEPKKPQDETNATDVTVAAPPPPPRCPDSRTGCLASLTIKLLPSANAFRVTEFVAEHNHPLASAVSAVSLAMIPSSSSHHTIAAAASLPDPRDGPLPEMHFETEDDAYAFYNRYAEHVGFSVRRSYKKRKHGVIVSRIFVCSREGVSDRAKHDGLASISTNAGGGAPGTPRPGPPPTRTGCQARMVIKITPCRTYRVAKFIAEHNHPLANSETVHKLRSHKMRARGHELGPGELHRRKQGKGVQLGDAGAALEYLEGLQVGNPSLYYAVGMAPDGNSAVNFFWADAKSIIDFRSFGDVVCFDTTYGLNVYGRPFALFVGVDNHKQLLVFGAALLYDDGIQSLKWVFQAFADAMRDRQPKTILIDERSECAIAAAEVWPGSNHCTSVWHIYHSSKRHLKQVFESSKSFGNALSQCLFDCEDEMEFLSAWEKLIEKHDIGESEWLSRLFLEKEKWALPYRRTVFSADILSTLRKDSMINELKRELSEQEDILLFFKRYETMLEEHRSKKLQADVDGNQVTLPIPSLRMLKQSSNAYTPEAFKMFQGEFEAYMNCMSFPCSAVGTVSEYKITLDEKPSEGIVKFDALDGLATCSCRKFESVGIQCCHVLKVLDLKNIKELPEQYILKRWRKDARSVRMGEEPNCGSSSIMRSSLDVRFSNMCRMVSLIASRAAKSEEAMSYIESQSSVLLKHLDEILQTGYPENGNHDVASSSQAISFVGNHPDHTTQARAVAHTANGLTSLLGISAYPESSGQLKVLICCHVDVSKYILKTLLFPI; this is translated from the exons ATGTCCACCACCGCACACCCTCCTGCCTCCCTCTCAGGGGACTCCTCGCCGACTACCTCCGGCtcatcctccccctcctcctctgcttTCGTCGCTGGCTCCGATGAGCCCGCGCTTCTCGGGCCAGCCACCTCGACTTCCACCCCCTCTGCTGCCGGGGATGACGCCGCCGTCCCCTCCTCGCCCCAAATGGGCATGTACTTCGAGACGGAGGACGACGCCTACGAATTCTACAAGGTATACGCCGCCCGCCTTGGCTTCGTCGTCCGCAAGTCCAACAAGTCCAAGAACTCCCGGCACACCGTCACCCGCCGTCTCTTCGTCTGCTCCAAGCAAGGTTTCCGCCAAGAACCCAAGAAGCCTCAAGATGAGACCAACGCCACCGACGTCACCGTTGCTGCACCGCCACCGCCTCCTAGGTGCCCGGACTCACGCACCGGCTGCCTGGCGTCCCTCACCATCAAGCTACTCCCTTCGGCCAATGCCTTCCGTGTCACTGAATTTGTCGCCGAGCACAACCACCCGCTCGCCTCTGCAGTGTCCGCGGTGTCACTGGCAATGATTCCGTCAAGTTCTTCGCATCACACCATTGCCGCTGCTGCAAGCTTGCCGGACCCAAGGGACGGGCCACTCCCAGAGATGCACTTTGAGACGGAAGATGACGCCTATGCCTTCTACAACCGGTACGCCGAGCATGTGGGTTTCAGCGTCCGCCGCTCATACAAGAAGCGCAAGCATGGGGTGATTGTGTCTCGTATCTTTGTTTGTTCACGTGAGGGCGTCAGTGACCGTGCCAAGCACGATGGTCTAGCCAGTATCAGCACCAATGCTGGTGGAGGGGCACCAGGTACACCTAGGCCAGGCCCACCACCAACACGAACAGGTTGCCAGGCAAGAATGGTGATCAAGATCACCCCATGCCGAACATACCGGGTTGCTAAATTTATTGCGGAGCATAATCACCCACTCGCTAACTCAGAGACCGTGCACAAGCTGCGGTCCCATAAGATGAGGGCTCGAGGGCACGAGCTTGGTCCAGGGGAACTGCATCGAAGGAAGCAGGGAAAGGGTGTGCAGCTTGGGGATGCTGGTGCTGCATTGGAATACTTGGAAGGGTTGCAGGTGGGAAACCCTTCACTGTATTATGCAGTAGGAATGGCACCTGATGGGAATTCAGCTGTAAATTTCTTCTGGGCTGATGCAAAGTCAATCATTGACTTCAGAAGCTTTGGTGATGTCGTTTGCTTTGATACAACATATGGGCTGAATGTGTATGGGCGACCATTTGCATTGTTTGTTGGTGTGGACAACCACAAGCAGTTACTCGTGTTTGGTGCAGCCTTGCTTTATGATGATGGCATCCAGTCACTGAAATGGGTATTTCAGGCATTTGCTGATGCCATGCGTGATAGGCAGCCAAAGACTATTCTGATTGATGAGCGTTCTGAATGTGCCATTGCAGCAGCAGAGGTCTGGCCTGGGAGTAACCATTGCACAAGCGTGTGGCATATATACCACAGTTCAAAGAGGCACTTGAAGCAGGTGTTCGAAAGCTCGAAAAGTTTTGGCAATGCTTTGAGCCAGTGTCTCTTTGACTGTGAGGATGAGATGGAGTTCTTGTCTGCATGGGAAAAGCTAATTGAGAAACATGACATTGGTGAGAGTGAATGGCTCAGCAGACTATTTCTAGAGAAAGAAAAATGGGCTCTGCCTTATAGGAGAACTGTGTTTTCTGCTGATATTCTCAGTACTCTTAGAAAGGATAGTATGATTAATGAGCTAAAACGGGAGCTCAGTGAGCAAGAAGATATCCTGCTGTTCTTCAAGCGTTATGAGACCATGCTGGAagagcatcgctcaaagaaattgcAGGCTGATGTTGATGGAAATCAGGTGACTTTGCCAATCCCGTCCTTGCGGATGTTAAAACAATCTTCAAATGCATATACACCTGAAGCTTTCAAGATGTTCCAGGGTGAGTTTGAGGCTTACATGAACTGCATGTCCTTCCCCTGCAGTGCGGTTGGGACAGTGTCAGAGTACAAAATAACACTTGATGAGAAGCCATCAGAGGGCATTGTGAAATTTGATGCCCTAGATGGCTTGGCCACTTGCAGCTGCAGGAAGTTTGAATCTGTTGGAATCCAGTGTTGTCATGTACTAAAGGTACTTGATCTCAAGAATATCAAGGAGCTCCCAGAACAATACATTTTGAAGAGATGGAGGAAAGATGCCCGCTCTGTTAGAATGGGAGAAGAACCTAACTGTGGATCTAGCAGTATCATGCGGTCATCTTTGGATGTTCGCTTCTCTAACATGTGCCGTATGGTTAGCCTAATAGCTTCAAGGGCCGCCAAATCTGAGGAGGCAATGTCATACATTGAGAGTCAATCAAGCGTTCTTCTGAAGCATCTGGATGAAATTCTGCAGACAGGCTATCCTGAGAATGGAAACCATGATGTTGCTTCAAGTAGTCAAGCAATTTCTTTTGTAGGAAATCATCCTGACCATACAACACAAGCAAGAGCAGTTGCACATACAGCGAATG GACTGACATCCTTGTTGGGAATTTCTGCTTATCCTGAATCTAGTGGACAATTGAAAG TACTTATATGTTGCCATGTTGATGTAAGCAAGTATATCCTGAAGACCTTGCTGTTTCCAATTTG A
- the LOC123044755 gene encoding protein FAR1-RELATED SEQUENCE 5 isoform X4 yields the protein MSTTAHPPASLSGDSSPTTSGSSSPSSSAFVAGSDEPALLGPATSTSTPSAAGDDAAVPSSPQMGMYFETEDDAYEFYKVYAARLGFVVRKSNKSKNSRHTVTRRLFVCSKQGFRQEPKKPQDETNATDVTVAAPPPPPRCPDSRTGCLASLTIKLLPSANAFRVTEFVAEHNHPLASAVSAVSLAMIPSSSSHHTIAAAASLPDPRDGPLPEMHFETEDDAYAFYNRYAEHVGFSVRRSYKKRKHGVIVSRIFVCSREGVSDRAKHDGLASISTNAGGGAPGTPRPGPPPTRTGCQARMVIKITPCRTYRVAKFIAEHNHPLANSETVHKLRSHKMRARGHELGPGELHRRKQGKGVQLGDAGAALEYLEGLQVGNPSLYYAVGMAPDGNSAVNFFWADAKSIIDFRSFGDVVCFDTTYGLNVYGRPFALFVGVDNHKQLLVFGAALLYDDGIQSLKWVFQAFADAMRDRQPKTILIDERSECAIAAAEVWPGSNHCTSVWHIYHSSKRHLKQVFESSKSFGNALSQCLFDCEDEMEFLSAWEKLIEKHDIGESEWLSRLFLEKEKWALPYRRTVFSADILSTLRKDSMINELKRELSEQEDILLFFKRYETMLEEHRSKKLQADVDGNQVTLPIPSLRMLKQSSNAYTPEAFKMFQGEFEAYMNCMSFPCSAVGTVSEYKITLDEKPSEGIVKFDALDGLATCSCRKFESVGIQCCHVLKVLDLKNIKELPEQYILKRWRKDARSVRMGEEPNCGSSSIMRSSLDVRFSNMCRMVSLIASRAAKSEEAMSYIESQSSVLLKHLDEILQTGYPENGNHDVASSSQAISFVGNHPDHTTQARAVAHTANGLTSLLGISAYPESSGQLKASIS from the exons ATGTCCACCACCGCACACCCTCCTGCCTCCCTCTCAGGGGACTCCTCGCCGACTACCTCCGGCtcatcctccccctcctcctctgcttTCGTCGCTGGCTCCGATGAGCCCGCGCTTCTCGGGCCAGCCACCTCGACTTCCACCCCCTCTGCTGCCGGGGATGACGCCGCCGTCCCCTCCTCGCCCCAAATGGGCATGTACTTCGAGACGGAGGACGACGCCTACGAATTCTACAAGGTATACGCCGCCCGCCTTGGCTTCGTCGTCCGCAAGTCCAACAAGTCCAAGAACTCCCGGCACACCGTCACCCGCCGTCTCTTCGTCTGCTCCAAGCAAGGTTTCCGCCAAGAACCCAAGAAGCCTCAAGATGAGACCAACGCCACCGACGTCACCGTTGCTGCACCGCCACCGCCTCCTAGGTGCCCGGACTCACGCACCGGCTGCCTGGCGTCCCTCACCATCAAGCTACTCCCTTCGGCCAATGCCTTCCGTGTCACTGAATTTGTCGCCGAGCACAACCACCCGCTCGCCTCTGCAGTGTCCGCGGTGTCACTGGCAATGATTCCGTCAAGTTCTTCGCATCACACCATTGCCGCTGCTGCAAGCTTGCCGGACCCAAGGGACGGGCCACTCCCAGAGATGCACTTTGAGACGGAAGATGACGCCTATGCCTTCTACAACCGGTACGCCGAGCATGTGGGTTTCAGCGTCCGCCGCTCATACAAGAAGCGCAAGCATGGGGTGATTGTGTCTCGTATCTTTGTTTGTTCACGTGAGGGCGTCAGTGACCGTGCCAAGCACGATGGTCTAGCCAGTATCAGCACCAATGCTGGTGGAGGGGCACCAGGTACACCTAGGCCAGGCCCACCACCAACACGAACAGGTTGCCAGGCAAGAATGGTGATCAAGATCACCCCATGCCGAACATACCGGGTTGCTAAATTTATTGCGGAGCATAATCACCCACTCGCTAACTCAGAGACCGTGCACAAGCTGCGGTCCCATAAGATGAGGGCTCGAGGGCACGAGCTTGGTCCAGGGGAACTGCATCGAAGGAAGCAGGGAAAGGGTGTGCAGCTTGGGGATGCTGGTGCTGCATTGGAATACTTGGAAGGGTTGCAGGTGGGAAACCCTTCACTGTATTATGCAGTAGGAATGGCACCTGATGGGAATTCAGCTGTAAATTTCTTCTGGGCTGATGCAAAGTCAATCATTGACTTCAGAAGCTTTGGTGATGTCGTTTGCTTTGATACAACATATGGGCTGAATGTGTATGGGCGACCATTTGCATTGTTTGTTGGTGTGGACAACCACAAGCAGTTACTCGTGTTTGGTGCAGCCTTGCTTTATGATGATGGCATCCAGTCACTGAAATGGGTATTTCAGGCATTTGCTGATGCCATGCGTGATAGGCAGCCAAAGACTATTCTGATTGATGAGCGTTCTGAATGTGCCATTGCAGCAGCAGAGGTCTGGCCTGGGAGTAACCATTGCACAAGCGTGTGGCATATATACCACAGTTCAAAGAGGCACTTGAAGCAGGTGTTCGAAAGCTCGAAAAGTTTTGGCAATGCTTTGAGCCAGTGTCTCTTTGACTGTGAGGATGAGATGGAGTTCTTGTCTGCATGGGAAAAGCTAATTGAGAAACATGACATTGGTGAGAGTGAATGGCTCAGCAGACTATTTCTAGAGAAAGAAAAATGGGCTCTGCCTTATAGGAGAACTGTGTTTTCTGCTGATATTCTCAGTACTCTTAGAAAGGATAGTATGATTAATGAGCTAAAACGGGAGCTCAGTGAGCAAGAAGATATCCTGCTGTTCTTCAAGCGTTATGAGACCATGCTGGAagagcatcgctcaaagaaattgcAGGCTGATGTTGATGGAAATCAGGTGACTTTGCCAATCCCGTCCTTGCGGATGTTAAAACAATCTTCAAATGCATATACACCTGAAGCTTTCAAGATGTTCCAGGGTGAGTTTGAGGCTTACATGAACTGCATGTCCTTCCCCTGCAGTGCGGTTGGGACAGTGTCAGAGTACAAAATAACACTTGATGAGAAGCCATCAGAGGGCATTGTGAAATTTGATGCCCTAGATGGCTTGGCCACTTGCAGCTGCAGGAAGTTTGAATCTGTTGGAATCCAGTGTTGTCATGTACTAAAGGTACTTGATCTCAAGAATATCAAGGAGCTCCCAGAACAATACATTTTGAAGAGATGGAGGAAAGATGCCCGCTCTGTTAGAATGGGAGAAGAACCTAACTGTGGATCTAGCAGTATCATGCGGTCATCTTTGGATGTTCGCTTCTCTAACATGTGCCGTATGGTTAGCCTAATAGCTTCAAGGGCCGCCAAATCTGAGGAGGCAATGTCATACATTGAGAGTCAATCAAGCGTTCTTCTGAAGCATCTGGATGAAATTCTGCAGACAGGCTATCCTGAGAATGGAAACCATGATGTTGCTTCAAGTAGTCAAGCAATTTCTTTTGTAGGAAATCATCCTGACCATACAACACAAGCAAGAGCAGTTGCACATACAGCGAATG GACTGACATCCTTGTTGGGAATTTCTGCTTATCCTGAATCTAGTGGACAATTGAAAG CAAGTATATCCTGA
- the LOC123044755 gene encoding protein FAR1-RELATED SEQUENCE 5 isoform X3, with amino-acid sequence MSTTAHPPASLSGDSSPTTSGSSSPSSSAFVAGSDEPALLGPATSTSTPSAAGDDAAVPSSPQMGMYFETEDDAYEFYKVYAARLGFVVRKSNKSKNSRHTVTRRLFVCSKQGFRQEPKKPQDETNATDVTVAAPPPPPRCPDSRTGCLASLTIKLLPSANAFRVTEFVAEHNHPLASAVSAVSLAMIPSSSSHHTIAAAASLPDPRDGPLPEMHFETEDDAYAFYNRYAEHVGFSVRRSYKKRKHGVIVSRIFVCSREGVSDRAKHDGLASISTNAGGGAPGTPRPGPPPTRTGCQARMVIKITPCRTYRVAKFIAEHNHPLANSETVHKLRSHKMRARGHELGPGELHRRKQGKGVQLGDAGAALEYLEGLQVGNPSLYYAVGMAPDGNSAVNFFWADAKSIIDFRSFGDVVCFDTTYGLNVYGRPFALFVGVDNHKQLLVFGAALLYDDGIQSLKWVFQAFADAMRDRQPKTILIDERSECAIAAAEVWPGSNHCTSVWHIYHSSKRHLKQVFESSKSFGNALSQCLFDCEDEMEFLSAWEKLIEKHDIGESEWLSRLFLEKEKWALPYRRTVFSADILSTLRKDSMINELKRELSEQEDILLFFKRYETMLEEHRSKKLQADVDGNQVTLPIPSLRMLKQSSNAYTPEAFKMFQGEFEAYMNCMSFPCSAVGTVSEYKITLDEKPSEGIVKFDALDGLATCSCRKFESVGIQCCHVLKVLDLKNIKELPEQYILKRWRKDARSVRMGEEPNCGSSSIMRSSLDVRFSNMCRMVSLIASRAAKSEEAMSYIESQSSVLLKHLDEILQTGYPENGNHDVASSSQAISFVGNHPDHTTQARAVAHTANGLTSLLGISAYPESSGQLKGSVGSLYC; translated from the exons ATGTCCACCACCGCACACCCTCCTGCCTCCCTCTCAGGGGACTCCTCGCCGACTACCTCCGGCtcatcctccccctcctcctctgcttTCGTCGCTGGCTCCGATGAGCCCGCGCTTCTCGGGCCAGCCACCTCGACTTCCACCCCCTCTGCTGCCGGGGATGACGCCGCCGTCCCCTCCTCGCCCCAAATGGGCATGTACTTCGAGACGGAGGACGACGCCTACGAATTCTACAAGGTATACGCCGCCCGCCTTGGCTTCGTCGTCCGCAAGTCCAACAAGTCCAAGAACTCCCGGCACACCGTCACCCGCCGTCTCTTCGTCTGCTCCAAGCAAGGTTTCCGCCAAGAACCCAAGAAGCCTCAAGATGAGACCAACGCCACCGACGTCACCGTTGCTGCACCGCCACCGCCTCCTAGGTGCCCGGACTCACGCACCGGCTGCCTGGCGTCCCTCACCATCAAGCTACTCCCTTCGGCCAATGCCTTCCGTGTCACTGAATTTGTCGCCGAGCACAACCACCCGCTCGCCTCTGCAGTGTCCGCGGTGTCACTGGCAATGATTCCGTCAAGTTCTTCGCATCACACCATTGCCGCTGCTGCAAGCTTGCCGGACCCAAGGGACGGGCCACTCCCAGAGATGCACTTTGAGACGGAAGATGACGCCTATGCCTTCTACAACCGGTACGCCGAGCATGTGGGTTTCAGCGTCCGCCGCTCATACAAGAAGCGCAAGCATGGGGTGATTGTGTCTCGTATCTTTGTTTGTTCACGTGAGGGCGTCAGTGACCGTGCCAAGCACGATGGTCTAGCCAGTATCAGCACCAATGCTGGTGGAGGGGCACCAGGTACACCTAGGCCAGGCCCACCACCAACACGAACAGGTTGCCAGGCAAGAATGGTGATCAAGATCACCCCATGCCGAACATACCGGGTTGCTAAATTTATTGCGGAGCATAATCACCCACTCGCTAACTCAGAGACCGTGCACAAGCTGCGGTCCCATAAGATGAGGGCTCGAGGGCACGAGCTTGGTCCAGGGGAACTGCATCGAAGGAAGCAGGGAAAGGGTGTGCAGCTTGGGGATGCTGGTGCTGCATTGGAATACTTGGAAGGGTTGCAGGTGGGAAACCCTTCACTGTATTATGCAGTAGGAATGGCACCTGATGGGAATTCAGCTGTAAATTTCTTCTGGGCTGATGCAAAGTCAATCATTGACTTCAGAAGCTTTGGTGATGTCGTTTGCTTTGATACAACATATGGGCTGAATGTGTATGGGCGACCATTTGCATTGTTTGTTGGTGTGGACAACCACAAGCAGTTACTCGTGTTTGGTGCAGCCTTGCTTTATGATGATGGCATCCAGTCACTGAAATGGGTATTTCAGGCATTTGCTGATGCCATGCGTGATAGGCAGCCAAAGACTATTCTGATTGATGAGCGTTCTGAATGTGCCATTGCAGCAGCAGAGGTCTGGCCTGGGAGTAACCATTGCACAAGCGTGTGGCATATATACCACAGTTCAAAGAGGCACTTGAAGCAGGTGTTCGAAAGCTCGAAAAGTTTTGGCAATGCTTTGAGCCAGTGTCTCTTTGACTGTGAGGATGAGATGGAGTTCTTGTCTGCATGGGAAAAGCTAATTGAGAAACATGACATTGGTGAGAGTGAATGGCTCAGCAGACTATTTCTAGAGAAAGAAAAATGGGCTCTGCCTTATAGGAGAACTGTGTTTTCTGCTGATATTCTCAGTACTCTTAGAAAGGATAGTATGATTAATGAGCTAAAACGGGAGCTCAGTGAGCAAGAAGATATCCTGCTGTTCTTCAAGCGTTATGAGACCATGCTGGAagagcatcgctcaaagaaattgcAGGCTGATGTTGATGGAAATCAGGTGACTTTGCCAATCCCGTCCTTGCGGATGTTAAAACAATCTTCAAATGCATATACACCTGAAGCTTTCAAGATGTTCCAGGGTGAGTTTGAGGCTTACATGAACTGCATGTCCTTCCCCTGCAGTGCGGTTGGGACAGTGTCAGAGTACAAAATAACACTTGATGAGAAGCCATCAGAGGGCATTGTGAAATTTGATGCCCTAGATGGCTTGGCCACTTGCAGCTGCAGGAAGTTTGAATCTGTTGGAATCCAGTGTTGTCATGTACTAAAGGTACTTGATCTCAAGAATATCAAGGAGCTCCCAGAACAATACATTTTGAAGAGATGGAGGAAAGATGCCCGCTCTGTTAGAATGGGAGAAGAACCTAACTGTGGATCTAGCAGTATCATGCGGTCATCTTTGGATGTTCGCTTCTCTAACATGTGCCGTATGGTTAGCCTAATAGCTTCAAGGGCCGCCAAATCTGAGGAGGCAATGTCATACATTGAGAGTCAATCAAGCGTTCTTCTGAAGCATCTGGATGAAATTCTGCAGACAGGCTATCCTGAGAATGGAAACCATGATGTTGCTTCAAGTAGTCAAGCAATTTCTTTTGTAGGAAATCATCCTGACCATACAACACAAGCAAGAGCAGTTGCACATACAGCGAATG GACTGACATCCTTGTTGGGAATTTCTGCTTATCCTGAATCTAGTGGACAATTGAAAGGTTCAGTCGGTTCCTTGTACTGTTAG